The following is a genomic window from Manihot esculenta cultivar AM560-2 chromosome 9, M.esculenta_v8, whole genome shotgun sequence.
tcgggttcgggtttgggtactctcaattttgcgggtaccctacccgtttacatccctaatcGTGACCGATCATAAAATTTAGTGACCCAGAAATTTACTTTTACATCCACTGCCAAGCTTTCCAAGTAGGTTTAAatttaggaaaaattacttcaactatattaaaattaacagaTATATCActccatttttaaaatttaataggaaATCTctccatttaaatttttattatcttataataaataaccaaaattactttagatatatattttttaatcattaatttatgtcaaaattaatacttatatttcttgatttttaaaaataaatagtttagtCTCTATTAACTCCAAATTTATAATCTTGCTGCGATTATGCCCCCAACCAATTTACAGACTAAATTGCATCAAAGGATCTATATGTTTTAATCATTGTTATTACCATGATTATTCTAGTGCTACTAAACTAATGTGAGATGCATTTTTGTGTATGAGatttttttgaaagaaactTTTTTTATGCGATGtgttagtttaaaaaaaaaaaagagaaaaaaagactATTCTCAGCCAAAGTTGAGAATTTGTCTTGTAGTTAGTTGAGTAGTTGATAAATCGTAAAACACTCTCTTTTGCCTATgaaaaagataattttaaataaacctgaaaaagataattttaaataatccagATATAAAAATGGCTACTGATAttgttgtttttattattatataattttaagatcAAATTTATTTACAGCAGAATAATATACAAAGTCAGATTTCAATTAATACAAACAGAAAATTTATCGCTATTTTAATAcagcatttttttttctatatggaTATTATATAATTGATATTATTACATTTCAATTCTTTTCTCACACCTCTCACGATAAATTCTGAATTGGATTTTAAATTGacagaaatttaaattaattgaactaataaattttaaattatttgttaaaaaaaaagtagTTACTGTTAAAATAGATAGAGTGCAGAGAATATTTGCTGACAAAGAGTATCAGGAGAgctgaaaaaatgaaaaagaaaaaaaacataaatgtTTGTATATCTctatcttttaataataaaatttaaattgtttttctctccattttttcattttttattatattaatttcataattaaagTCGACATCTAGCTTTTTCATCCTTATATATAGTGGTCTTGAAACTTTGTTTTTTTGATAGATATTCtccaatttttttcatttttattttctatttttagaaAGCTATTTTCCTGTTTTAGTCCCTTCTTTTAATACGTATCCCAACTGCATAAGATCACATGAGAAAAAGCATCTTCAAGTAATCCAATGGGAGAACACATGACTGCAAATTTATCTGAGAATTTCCCaacatttttattttcactAACTGTAGGGTGGAGGGGGCAAACCAAGTTCTGCATCCTGCAATTCTACAGTACCACAAACTACACACGCAGTCCTTCCAAAGTAAGGAGACAATAGAATATAACAAAATTCTATTTACTTCTCTCCAATGCCAAATCAAGCAATTTGCGAAAGAATCGGTGAGGATACATTGGAGGTTGCTCTGCTAGTGCCTGCACCAAGCAAGGTAATCGCTCGTTAGGAATGAGTTTATTACACTGATTCCATTAGCTCATGCAACACTGAACACAAACGCCCAATTCCCATCAAATACTCCAGCATATGTATGTGCTGTACAATATGAATTTGGAGTGCCATAGCTACCTGATGAACCAGGACAGTGGAAGGAGTCATTCCAGGGACAGTATTGACCTCTATAACCAAGACCTGCAaaggaaaattttttaataaaaaattaataatttaagtgCTTGAATCTTAAATTGAGTCATAGTGATATTATATCATTTACCCTTCATTTAGAATCACCAGTTTTGcaagaattcaatttaattgatttcttttataataaatttcttgTTTAGAATGgaagaattcaattttttttaacttaaaaattttcattttaaaagaagTTGAAATCATTCATGATTTTGCAATAAttcatttgaattattttcttgCAAAATGAATTATACTAAAGGAAGGGTTAAAGATCCTTTCTCAATAGGCTAACTACATGGGAAGAGTAAGGTATTAAAGCATCCCACATTGAGAAGTTACCAAGTTatgtgaaaatatatatatagcttAAAACGTACTACATTACTTGGATTAACCATCTTAGCTAGGTGTAAAGGGTCAAAAAGGTATTTAGACTGGTTTTAGCCCAGATATTACAGGTACACTATTGCCAAACCTTGTTTCCTTCTTGTTGCTTGGCATTTTAAAAAAGTTCTACATTTTAAAACTTGCAGCCTGTTTTTCTATCTAGTTCAGACAAGCCAAATGGGCATACTAACAACAACATAAAAATCTTCTCGTGTTCACAACTTGAGACAAATTCAGGCAGATCCAATAATGTCATTTAATGATTAACATACCTCTCCACTATCAACGTTAAGAAAAGCATCGATTCGTGAAAATCCTTCTAATTGCAGAGTGTTTGCAATCAGTTCAATATGATGTTTACAATTCTCCAAAGCCTCATTACTGATTCAAGAACAAcacattaaattaataaaattgaagaTCAAATAagaaatcataattaataaatataatgaagAAAGACATGGGGAGGAATTTATCCATGAACGCCTGTTTTATTGGAAATAATAATGTCCAAATTTTTCTACAAGGCCAAAATACTATTAAGAGATCTGGATCAAATGGTGCTGTATATGATACCAAAATTCATCTTTGTGCAATGTAGTATTTTTCTAAAAGATGGAGTCGATGTGTTGATCATTAGTGGATTCCGCATAATATGATTCACAGCAAGTAAAAGATACAAGCACCACCAAACACGAATCCCCTTCAACCAAATTTTAAAAGCAGCAACTTACATGCAAAAATTGAACAAATTCCATTTTAATGAATAAGATATTAGAAAGTGAAAGCAATGAAGAGAAAGGTTTGTCATTTTTGTAATAAAGTTTCCAAAGCAAACCTAACAATTGATGTAGGTGGCGGAGTAAGATTGATGCCAGTTCCACCTGTCAAATATGACAAATAATATATGCATTAAGACACCATAAAACTATTTTCGATAGATATAATATAGTAACTTAACCTTGACATTAAGCATTGCCAAAAACTTAACTGTAATCATTGTTTTTTCTTCTTGCTACATTTAATCAAATCTCACATCATCTATCCATTATTTCATTACTCACAACAAATTTTCTCAAAACCACTATGTCAAAAAGTAATGCAGTCAACTAGTCATTCTAATGACTCATAGACTGCATGTAAAACAAAAAAGCACCGCAGATGAAATTACATTCCACCTCTGTCTAAACTCTAAAGGTATAACTTGCAGCGAGCAAAGACATACCTTGAAATTTCTCTTCAAGTGATAAAATAGCACCCGATTCTTTTACAGTAATACTAGGACTCAGTGAGTGCATAGATCCACATTTTCCTATAACACCAACTGTTATTTCCACCCACCGGCTGTGTCCTTTCCACATTAAGCAATGTGCAGTTTCACTGACAGATTTAGATGAAAAAACAATTTCATCAGTCTCAATGAAAGGTTCAAAGATCAAGAGCTCTGGAGGAGGGCTGGGCATCTCAATCATTCCATGTGCCTGGATATTACTCCACAGAAAAGATGTAGGAGTGTTATTAGGTTATCAATTATGCACAGTAGACAAGAAAAAAATAAGGACAAAGTTTAGGAGCTAATGAACATAAACATatggactattcagtcaggaaGTTAAATTGCTTTTATGGCATTCATCAACGCAGAGGATAAAAATTTAGATCCAAGAATGGGGAAGATTGCAATAGGttttttatcaatatatttatttgaaaataggTTAACTTATAATTAGTTAGTGCTAAAGATCTAAAAGTAAAAGCTAGCTACTTTTAACTGGACTTAACAGTCTCCAGTAGCAAATTTTCTTTGAGACAGTTATCAGATGCATCTCCAAATAAGCATCCATTGGTCCATGCATATTTCACATGTATATAAAAGCTCATTTATCTTATTAAAGATGGCACCCACATCAATTTACTTTCATAATTGCCATCTGGTTATCATTTCTGATTTTCTAGATTGGCATTTAGCAAGTTATAATTTCCCAACAGTCTGTCCATCAaacataaaattcataaaaaaaaatctcatttgATTTGAACCAAGAAATATCTATGAAACTTTTAAACAAAATGTTTAACCATATACCTTTGACAAGCTATCGGGTGGTATCCGAAGAAGGCAGTCCCTCAATGCTTTGGCATACACCACAAGGTCATCGGCACAACTAGATGTACAATCAAATAAGCAGAATCAGCAATACAATGAGAAATATCAAGCATTGTAGATAATATAGATGATATCAGTTTTGCACATGAAGTCTCAAGGAACATTTCAATATCCAAAAGCACAGCACCtttcaaaacaaataaaaacatGCCACGTTTGGACAGAAAAATTTCAAATGACGGAAATCGGACATGAAGTTTAACTTGTTGACTAGAAGATGTGCACTCTTAGATTTAGTACATTCATGCATGAAGATAGTTTCGTGCACATAAATGAAAGCCTACTTGAAGTGCAATAAATTACATCTTTTCATATGCTTTTCAAAATTCACCCTCAAAAAGTTCTTATTTACATACAGGAATCTAACATAAACTTAATCAAATAAAACCAACGTATTATCAAATCCCTCCATCCAAATGCAATAAATGAAGCACAAAGACATTTGATAATAAAACATGAATAAACTGACCATAATCTTGCAACACCAGTTGAGCATCCATCCCTTGCTGGTTTAACACATAAAGTTTCACACTGAAGGGTTGAGGTCAAATTATTCCAAAACTCAAGTGCAGGCTTATTTAGCAAATCCTCCTTTTTGCACACTTCTTTATTTATGGTAAGAACTCCCTGATCTGCAAGCTGTTCATTTCCACAGATGATGAGACTTGTCATACcaaaaaggaaaaatgaaaaagTTGATTCAGATCATAGACGACAAAAGGAaatacaataaattaattttgttagCATACATTCCTAAGAGCCAGAGATGTTGCAACTTTGTCCATGCAAGTCTTTGAAGCTGCTACACCAGGACCTTTATTTGAAAATAGGAGGACCATTAACAATTAAACTTTAGAACAGTTTGATTGTTTGTCTGCCAAGTAAATTAGAATAAACCTGTATAAGGAACACCTTCGGCCTCCAGCAAAGATTGAAGTGTACCATCTTCACCTATGCCTCCATGCACTATTGCAAAGATTAATTAATGTCAATATAGAgtacataaaaaaataagaaaaaggatTTGCTCTAACCTTAAGCATGTGACCCTAAATATTCTATCAACAAATAAAATATGCAGGGGGCTACTACCAAGTAAACCAGATAGAAGATCTAATAATTACAAGAATTAATGCAAAAAATCAATAAAGTTCTTTCTTAATTCTGATTGGTCAGAAGATCAAACGAAAACATGTAACTATATTCGAGAAAGATCTCTTTGAATGAATAACCTACCTGCACGCTCTATGTTTCTCTGTCATTTTAACTAAGAAGTATACAAGTTTTGAAGATATGCTTTTTATTAAATGATAAAACCATCATCAACATTAGGGAGCGCAGTAATTTTCATTCATCcatgaaaaacaaaataaaagagcTTACATCTAGCGAGTAGCAATATTCTTGGATTGGCAACATCTTAGTTGCTGGTTCACTGTGGTAGCCAATGCTTGTAAAAGAAATGCAGAAAGGTAAAACTATCCAATAAATTCCCTTCCCAATTCCATACTTCAGTTTGATCAGCATCATGTAGTGACCAATTTCTAATCCCCTATTTCACTAATATCAAGCACAATCAAAAGCAAGTAATAAGTTTACTTTGTTGCTTGACAAAGAATCCACTTGCCATACTCTAAACAGTTGAATTACAACACTTTCCCTTAGAAATGTCAAATGGCAATATCCATTAGAAAATAAGCTGCGAAGATAAAGATTTAATGCATATGCATGTATTTATctttgttgaatcccacatcggttgtggaaagggataatatgccccttatatgggccataggcactcctccctcttgaaccagcttttggggtgagttaggtctaacccaaatttaacatggtatcagagccgatGTTGGGCTCCCATAAATATGTCCACAcaccagtaaaattctgggcgtAAGGGGTGTGTTGATTCCCACATctgttgtggaaaggggtaatgtgccccttatataggccacaggcactcctcccccttgagctagctttagGGTTGAGTTAggtctggcccaaatttaacaatctTTTGTACCTTTTCATGTTCTGTTATAGTTTCCAGAATGAAAAACGAAGACCTGTAAACATGACTTTTGCTGCGAAATGAAAAACATATGCAATAAGTAAGATATCATGctgtaacaaaataatttaccaTGATAACAATATCCACAGAGAAGCTTTTATTGGTTAGATTCATGCCAAAAATTATGATTTCAATAAACACCAACACATAAATCAAATATGACAAAATTATGCCATTTTACTCTAATGAGAAAGAAATATGCAACATttgactgaaaaaaaaaaacacattacAAATATCTGAAAAATAGGACCTGCAATGAAAACTGTTGCTTCAACTTCCTTGGCAAGTTTAATCCACTCCTCCAATGAAAATCTTGTAGGTAGATCATCAGCAATATCAAACCCTTTAAACCAACTATGCTTTTTCAAACCTTCCATGAGATCATTTGTCACTTGGTTGCGCAAGTGAGATGTCAATGCAGCCCGAGCTGGTTCAATTGCCTCTATGCAAGCATCGAGAACTTCTTCTGTTGTGTGTCTCAGCACAAGAGAGTAACTgcattcaaaaaattattattttctaggCTTTAAAAACACCAAAATAGAGAAATATAAGATATGACTTACGGCAATGACCAAACTGCTCTAGAACTAGCATCAGAAGAACTGCCATTTGATGGGGCAAGCAAACAAGGAGTTACATCAAGCTGCAGAAAATGCAAACCATAGACACGATCAATATGAACACTAACACTTGAGTAGAAACCAAGATGCCAAGCAAATTGAAATAGTAGACGTTGGGCCATAGCATAGTAGCCATGAAGAAGTATAGGACAAACTTGGTTGCAGGCTAAGTGTTGATATACAAAACAAGTGCATATACTTTTTGAGCATGGAAATACGGTTTCTTTTTCCATTTCATGTCTCTTTTCTTTCCTAGTTCTAAGGAATAATATTTAGAGAGTTCTGGAACAGAGGAGgcatttgaaattttgattcaGTTCATCCGGTCAATGCTATATGGCTAGCTTCCATTctgaaaatgaaataataaaatcaacagCCTCATTCATCAACAAGACATTTTAGCTATTGGCAATGAATATAGTTACAGTTGTACTTGTACCATTGTACCTCCAATTCTTCACAACATTAAATATGAATGTAAAGCAATAGCATCGTATTTCAAAGTCAGCACACTTTGTTTGTTATTATTTGTAAACATAAGATTAACATTCCATTTTCTCTAAAAGAAAAAGTATATCTCCTCACATCACCAGCATTCACATACAATTGATACACTTCCAAATGTATGCAATCTAAACAATTTAATAACAAATATCTCCTGAACTTACATCGTTAAAGGCTTGCAAGTTAAGCCATACATTTGTTCCGCTCATAAGGGATACTTGCCGCTCTGAAGTGTCCCctccaaaaataacaaaaacttTGCGAGTGCCTTCACGTTTCCTGAATGTTTCAGTTTCCTGAAAGGATTTTGATCTTCTTGGCAAGTGATTAGATATACTATTCTTCGAAACAAGATTGGGAAACCTCAAGCAAGCATGATGGATGATACTCCGTAGAATATTAGAATGAGAGAATCCaaccttgagagtaaaggaacTTTGTGAGAAAAATAGCGGTTCAGAAACAGATGAAGCATGgccaaagaaaaaatagaacaaaaaattatggaatatgttgaacagaaaaaaaaatgtggGGCATAATTAATCAGCTAGCAAAATGTTTAGGAAGCATTGAATTCTAAAGTTCAAACTATTTGTACTCTATAATGTGCTgcaaaataataatgataatcatAATGCACTTTCTGCCGTATGCCTACCTCAATTCAAATAGTGTCacctgataaaaaaaaaaaatcaaactgttgCAGCTAAGTTCCATCCTCAAGCAGCATGCAACTCAATATTGCCAATGACATGAAACAATACTAGACGCCACCTAATAGTTGGAGGAtaatgatttgatgaaaatgatAGATTCAAACAACGATGCTCTAAACTTCTACCCACCTGGGCACCCCCAACCCGCACATGCAAAAAGAAGGTATATCACTAAATTTTAGACATTATACACCTAAAATGATTGTGAACCACACAAGTTGGATCTAGTTGACAACTTTCAGTTCAAGGCCATAGCAGAAAATATTATGAAGCGTACCTTTGAAGCTTGTTGAAATAAAAAGCTGGTCTGCTCCATTCCACTGATCTGAAAATAGAACGAAAAATCAATATGGCATGCCGAAGAAGGATGCATGGCCACAGTCCTCAAAGGATGGACAATTACCTACCAGGTTAATGTCAGTGAAGAGTACTGGACCAAAATCAGTCCTTCCAAATTTCCCATCTGAAGTCAAAAACACATTACTGGAAGGGGGCAAAAACCATCCATCTATTCGAGCAAAATCACGAAGGTGAAGCCGTTGGAATAATAAAGATGCTCCTTCTCGAATCTTTCTAATTACATCTACAGGAAAACGAGGCGGAGTATGATAAGCTACCTGGGAAGAAAACAAGAATTTTCTCAGgaaaaaataacaaatagaGGCAATACAGATTAAAGAATGGAATATTTTATACTTAacacatttaaataaaataattgtgaTGCAAAATATCCAATTCACTGCTTTTCTACCTGTTGTGTTGGAAGGTACTTTCTTCTGTAATTGAAAATTGCATCCTTTTCCCTTACATCAACATTGCCATGAAATTGAAGTTCCACCTGAACATCACATGTCATTACTGGAACCAAATCCTTTGTTAAGCTATGTAAGTTTATTGCATATTCATCTAAACCTTGCAAGAGCACTAATAAAGGCACTTTTAGAAGAATTTAATATAACTCAACAACAGTATGTTAAAAGCAGTATTTCAAATTGAATCATGCACTCTCTGACATATCATGGATAAACGAAATATCATTCTAAATTGCAGTGCATTCTACCTTTTATCGCCTTTGAGTTCTAAACTGGCCTTCTCAAAAGAAAGAAACTGTGAAGTGAAATGATGTCAAAAGCTAATGGGCATTTACCTCAGTTGGCAGTAGAACAACAGGATGACAATCAAAGCCAGATCCCACATCAAATACAATGGCTGTAAACTCACTTCCTCCCTCAAGGAATATTTCAACAAGGACTTTATCGTCAACCCCCTTTCAGACATTGAAGAACATAAAATTATGTTAGTTGAATCTTCCAACCACAATTTTAAGTCTGATATACCAACTCTTCTGTGGTTCACAAGTAACACTGCTGCAGTTTGAAAGTGAATTACCTCCAGAATTAAATCATTTGCTTTTTTAAGAGAATCAGCAACACCATAAGCAACTGTTACACCAATACTTGATCCTGCTACAGCTGGTTTCACCTGCAAAAATACAAAGATAATGTTTAAGGTCTTGGAGTCTGGACCATCCCAAAATAAGTGTTCGCCATACTTCTTAAATAGGCACAATAAATTGTTCTTACCACAACTTTCCCTGAGTTAGGGTCCAATTGGTTGCTTGCAAACCACTTAGATAATTCAGATTCGTCCGTTTTGCTTCCCTAAATGCCATTTCCAGTGTTAGATGATCCATTCATAAGATTTACAGATACAATATGCATAGTTATCCAATTAATAACTGTGCCAAAAAAAGCCATCGAATAGTTGGAAAAATACCTTCACTAAAAAACTAGGTACAGTTATGAACCCTTGCTTGCTAAGCTCCAAGGATGCATAATGCTGCCAATAATTTAATGATAGAAAAGGTTAGAAATATCTTGCAATTGCAGAAGAGGTGGCCACTAGCCAGTACAGTGAAGTGTGCATAACGCCATAAGCTATGAGCATGTAAATGTTTCCTTCTGTATTAGTGGTCTAATATTCATCAAccattaagcaaaaaggaacATGCCAGTCAATTAAATATGATGAAGATGaagtatgacatgttatgtatcTCTTCCAAATGCTACACAACTTGTGCGTACCATATTGTTATCCAATACTAATTGGACCACACTTGATGTTATCATCATTTAAAACCtcaagaaagaaaaggaaaccttgttgaaaattttcatttttcaaaataCTAAACCATGTATATCGGTGTTCATATTTGGATATACCACCTCATCAATCTGTTCAAGCACTGTGTTCAAAAAGCTTCACATGATTCATATCATTGCAATATGAAACAAAGTAGTACAAGTAATAAAACTAAGTTATTCCAATTTCACATTCTAGTTTAGGCCCCAGACTAAAAACgtgtcaaaattcaaatgagAAACAACACCACGTTTACAATATTGAAAAGAAAGTTTCCTCTTTTACCTTGTCAAATGCTTGACGACACTCTTTTGATCCTGTGCCGACAAATGGAATGTTGTACTTTTCCAACAGCTCCTGCATAAGACAATACGTGTAAGAATAAATATCATCTAAAACTTTATCAAGTCGAACTTTGAgcagagaaaaataatatataacttcatatataaaaataatgtgtGCATCTGCTATCGATGAAGATATTATTCAATACTTCACCTGGATGCCACCATCTTCACCAAATCGACCATGAATCACAGGGAATACTATGTCCACAGAGGCAGCAAGATGTTCTGCGAATTCAGACAGAGATGAAAATCCCAGGGCAAGGCTGCAAAAACAGAAAATTAGTCACCTCAAcgctttcaattttcaatttattagaAAGTTCAGAAGTATAGCTTACCTTTCAagtttaaaatcaaaatctGCAGGAGTATTTGAGTATAGCTGAAAAATAAATGACAGAAAGAAGTGAGAACAAAACCAATTTTGGCGTATCATCAACTTAAGAGCATCCTTAAGAAAATATTCATATACATAATTTTGGAATCTATGGGAAAGAAACGTGGATGCTTCAGCCATTCAAAGCGTTGCTGATCAACTAAAACAAAAAACACAACATATGAAGCAATGCTAAATTTTTggcaacaattaaaaaaatctcaaatgaTAGTTCTATTCAGCAACTCCAACTGCACTATGTTTGCCGATATAAGAATTCACAGACAACTGTGTTATACAAACCTGAGCAGAGG
Proteins encoded in this region:
- the LOC110623043 gene encoding uncharacterized protein LOC110623043, which produces MDSLAFSSKLHFLRGGIRLYDTVGWKSSFAPRMSFSDSPNSLEMIWMLNVSSSCLKTRCFGVGVPRSTIEVVDDRVVEDEEKQQEAGRVLRVGLICGGPSAERGISLNSARSVLDHIQGEDLHVSCYYIDYELNAYAISSAQLYSNTPADFDFKLESLALGFSSLSEFAEHLAASVDIVFPVIHGRFGEDGGIQELLEKYNIPFVGTGSKECRQAFDKHYASLELSKQGFITVPSFLVKGSKTDESELSKWFASNQLDPNSGKVVVKPAVAGSSIGVTVAYGVADSLKKANDLILEGVDDKVLVEIFLEGGSEFTAIVFDVGSGFDCHPVVLLPTEVELQFHGNVDVREKDAIFNYRRKYLPTQQVAYHTPPRFPVDVIRKIREGASLLFQRLHLRDFARIDGWFLPPSSNVFLTSDGKFGRTDFGPVLFTDINLISGMEQTSFLFQQASKVGFSHSNILRSIIHHACLRFPNLVSKNSISNHLPRRSKSFQETETFRKREGTRKVFVIFGGDTSERQVSLMSGTNVWLNLQAFNDLDVTPCLLAPSNGSSSDASSRAVWSLPYSLVLRHTTEEVLDACIEAIEPARAALTSHLRNQVTNDLMEGLKKHSWFKGFDIADDLPTRFSLEEWIKLAKEVEATVFIAVHGGIGEDGTLQSLLEAEGVPYTGPGVAASKTCMDKVATSLALRNLADQGVLTINKEVCKKEDLLNKPALEFWNNLTSTLQCETLCVKPARDGCSTGVARLCCADDLVVYAKALRDCLLRIPPDSLSKAHGMIEMPSPPPELLIFEPFIETDEIVFSSKSVSETAHCLMWKGHSRWVEITVGVIGKCGSMHSLSPSITVKESGAILSLEEKFQGGTGINLTPPPTSIVSNEALENCKHHIELIANTLQLEGFSRIDAFLNVDSGEVLVIEVNTVPGMTPSTVLVHQALAEQPPMYPHRFFRKLLDLALERSK